From one Babesia bovis T2Bo chromosome 3, whole genome shotgun sequence genomic stretch:
- a CDS encoding Spherical Body Protein 2 truncated copy 11 (SBP2) translates to MELARRNNGFRKVAKWIVGAVVVAGAASGNVICDEVSEPQEAEVKSEINVNGEDKAMSNIEEDDFDAVIGRLPHDPSAVAILNSRGKSFTNQDIYGLIDHDIRLGVLPIKLSEEEIPRVRERIVELRRKKLLDAISYFDQLLSELPDELAQEASKYSYLSELPEDLANALEDYVKALNDRIEAEQDKIREAEMKEMFEKMKEEGAQNMGGAGTTNVSMPPSGKGEHNNEVTEANKTDGSMDQNPSENNHLKGKAPENEDKKPKSKPWYKFW, encoded by the coding sequence ATGGAACTAGCAAGGCGTAACAACGGCTTccgcaaggttgccaagtgGATTGTTGGCGCAGTTGTTGTGGCAGGTGCtgccagtggcaatgtcaTATGTGATGAGGTTTCGGAACCACAGGAGGCTGAAGTGAAGTCTGAGATTAATGTGAATGGAGAGGATAAGGCGATGAGTAATATTGAAGAGGACGATTTTGATGCAGTTATAGGCAGGCTTCCACACGACCCATCTGCTGTGGCCATTCTGAACTCAAGGGGCAAGTCGTTTACAAACCAAGACATTTACGGATTGATAGATCACGATATACGCCTAGGTGTATTGCCCATAAAGTTGTCTGAAGAAGAGATACCTAGAGTTCGGGAACGTATAGTAGAGTTAAGAAGAAAGAAGTTGTTGGACGCCATATCCTATTTCGATCAGTTACTATCAGAACTACCTGATGAACTCGCCCAAGAAGCATCGAAATACAGTTACCTTAGTGAATTACCTGAAGACCTAGCCAATGCTCTTGAGGACTATGTAAAGGCTCTTAACGATAGAATCGAAGCAGAGCAAGACAAAATAAGGGAAGCAGAAATGAAAGAAATGTTCGAAAAAATGAAGGAAGAAGGAGCGCAAAATATGGGAGGAGCAGGAACAACGAATGTATCTATGCCACCAAGTGGAAAAGGAGAGCACAATAATGAAGTGACGGAAGCCAATAAAACCGATGGTTCAATGGATCAGAATCCATCAGAAAACAACCATTTGAAAGGGAAAGCACCAGAAAACGAAGATAAAAAACCGAAATCCAAGCCATGGTACAAATTTTGGTAA